A section of the Rhizobium sp. BG4 genome encodes:
- the rocD gene encoding ornithine--oxo-acid transaminase, with protein MNASESLIATEQRLGAHNYKPLDVVLTRGEGVYVWDTDGKRYLDCLSAYSAVNQGHCHPKILAAMVEQAGRLTLTSRAFRNDQLAYLYEELAALTGSHKILPMNSGAEAVETAIKAVRKWGYEVKGVPEGKAEIIVCSDNFHGRTLSIISFSTDPDARTGFGPFTPGFRTIAFGDADAFAAAINENTVAALIEPIQGEAGVKIPPAGYFKRVRELCTQHNVTLILDEIQTGLGRTGKLLAEEHEGIEADVTLIGKALSGGFYPVSAVLSNSEVLGVLKPGQHGSTFGGNPLACAVARTALKVLTEEGMIENAEKMGDYFLEGLRSIRSNIVKDVRGRGLMLAVELEPEAGGARQYCYGLKERGLLAKDTHENTIRLAPPLVVTKEQVEWAVEQIEKTIT; from the coding sequence ATGAACGCATCTGAAAGCCTGATCGCCACCGAACAGCGGCTCGGCGCCCATAACTACAAGCCGCTCGACGTCGTCCTGACACGCGGCGAAGGCGTTTACGTCTGGGATACCGACGGCAAGCGCTATCTCGACTGCCTCTCGGCATACTCGGCGGTCAACCAGGGCCACTGCCATCCGAAGATCCTCGCCGCCATGGTCGAGCAGGCCGGGCGCCTGACGCTGACGTCGCGTGCCTTCCGCAACGACCAGCTGGCCTATCTCTACGAAGAGCTTGCAGCCCTCACCGGCTCGCACAAGATCCTGCCGATGAACTCCGGTGCCGAAGCCGTCGAAACTGCCATCAAGGCGGTCCGCAAATGGGGCTACGAAGTGAAGGGCGTGCCGGAGGGCAAGGCCGAGATCATCGTCTGCTCGGACAACTTCCACGGCCGCACGCTGAGCATCATCAGCTTCTCGACCGATCCCGATGCGCGCACCGGCTTTGGACCCTTCACCCCGGGCTTCCGCACCATTGCCTTCGGCGATGCCGACGCCTTTGCCGCCGCCATCAACGAGAACACAGTTGCCGCCCTTATCGAGCCGATCCAGGGCGAAGCCGGCGTCAAGATCCCGCCGGCGGGCTATTTCAAGCGCGTCCGCGAGCTCTGCACCCAGCATAACGTCACGCTGATCCTCGACGAGATCCAGACCGGCCTCGGCCGCACCGGCAAGCTGCTTGCCGAAGAGCATGAAGGCATCGAAGCCGACGTGACGCTGATCGGCAAGGCGCTCTCCGGCGGCTTCTATCCGGTTTCCGCCGTTCTCTCGAACAGCGAAGTCCTCGGCGTCCTGAAGCCCGGCCAGCACGGCTCGACCTTCGGCGGCAACCCGCTCGCCTGCGCCGTCGCCCGTACCGCGCTCAAGGTCTTGACCGAAGAAGGCATGATCGAGAATGCCGAGAAGATGGGTGACTACTTCCTCGAAGGCCTGCGCTCGATTCGCTCCAACATCGTCAAGGATGTTCGCGGCCGCGGCCTGATGCTGGCCGTCGAGCTGGAGCCGGAAGCAGGTGGCGCCCGCCAGTATTGCTACGGTCTCAAGGAGCGCGGCCTGCTCGCCAAGGATACCCACGAGAACACGATTCGCCTCGCCCCTCCGCTGGTCGTCACCAAGGAGCAGGTCGAGTGGGCTGTCGAGCAGATCGAAAAGACGATTACCTGA
- a CDS encoding translocation/assembly module TamB domain-containing protein, producing the protein MQALTKLINWIVRLLGYGLGVVLVAAAIAIAIFGFTTFGSRIVTEKVAEIISNRDMNIAIREPGSLLTGGLDAAQVTISDTRGVFAEARGISINWNPLALLTGTFHAKQIGIQSVTVVRKPIRTLPSPPDTGEEGGFKLPIKIAIDNIALPQINLSEQLAGRAFTLTANGNVQADQDGGHAVINVNRQSVPDAKLSADVAFIPGENQLRLKAQVAEPKGGLLATLLSLPGEPAVNVAIDGDGPISNWKAKLQASLDGQPRASIEGQHVLTPEGLHQLNLKGGGDLSSLLPPPFRPLFAGQTNIDLAATFDNKGKIDIQTGNLATGSVVIAASGTLDPAGNNSLNANVLGTSGPVDFRWPLEKGEARFLISGLNLALTGDAQAARLNASASLDAVTLPQATASNVKLTAKSDAFNIAKRSGGVQIRLVAGDTAFLDPNLNRAVQGPVTLAAPIQIAPDSIGFNGTTLESANASGSVNGTYRLASQALTGNAKLTIEPAALPPAVAPRFDTPISIETQVAGTIPSKINLSNLIVKSGTIETAGNVTLDGDTLAADLSGRLPDIGKLAENASGEVGYTVNVSGALSALAIKANLKSATLHTVDRTLSNLDVNITGTADPAAPQATIEAKGAIDGQPLTINANALSKDGITSIPSISVEAGANKLNGNIELTPSFLPSGKLSFDFPDVGLLAALAGQRAEGDLKGGFDIANDGGKISIAAKASGSGIRRDGLSLVRPDIDVTISDLKAFAASGVVKADEISSGANVISGLALNFTQQQNRTNFDLSSIYDANPLVAAGAVETNGGDMKIELNQLSAKPRNIAVDLAAPTAVTISGGAAKLDGLTIRTGDGSVSVSGSAGETLDINATIKDLPASLANTFVPKLEAAGTISGTVTVTGTPAAPLANFKLDWKDAATSHTKAAGLSGFAIEAGGKFADNRLDFETTAAGDKKLSLKASGNYTVAGADAQALSVDAEIANVPAALANAFVPDLGAEGIISGTAKASGKLPQPTADFKVTWKDAATTQTVKAGLAKLGITANGTFAGDTLDFTVDAAGAKDLSLKATGNFIVSGLQANTLSVDATVSNVPASLANGFVPDLAAEGMISGTAKASGRLPRPAADFDLAWTDAATGQTKKAGLASFDVSAKGKFADNKLNFDASADGANSLSLKALGDFTVAGPDANTLSVDATLSNVPAGLANPFVPGLGAEGLISGTAKAKGKLPAPTADFDLTWANAATDQTKKAKLASFDVTAKGKFADNRLDFDAAASGKNSLSLKALGNFTVAGPDANAISVDATVSNLPAGLANPFVPGLGAEGLISGTAKASGKLPRPTADFNLTWSDAATDQTKKAKLASFDVSAKGKFADDKLDFDATASGTNSLSLKANGNFIVSGPDANMLNVDADISSVPAGLANPFVPGLGAEGLISGTAKASGKLPNPAADFKVTWKNAATSHTKAANVTGLGVSADGTLSGNTLNFNVNASGSGALSLKGKGSFTVAGPDANSLKANADIANLPAGIANAFVPGLGAEGAISGSASAAGKLPIPNVDFKLNWKNAATSQTKSAGLAPLGITADGKLAGQTLTIDTGLSGEGGLSMKGGGSVGIAGQRALNLQFKGNLPFAILGAQLAQQGLVADGAADIDLRITGNAGGPVINGTINTSGAKLVDVRRNLALNNLTANITMNGQQATISRFSANLASGGAISASGTVGIQPNSGYPVNIEVKLDKAVYVDGTLVVATVDGTLGMRGPLLSNPTLSGRLNLEKASITVPEKLPTSLREINIKHIHAPAAVRAQLRDEGNQGASQKSSTIALDLRLDAPSQIFVRGRGIDSELGGSVTIKGTAASPVVSGGFTMRRGRLTILNRRMNFTDKSRITFAGDLTPALDMEASSTSGTTTLTVDVAGLATDPAITFSSSPALPQDEVLAQLIFGQSMSKLSPVQIAQLADAVSQLAGGRSTSLFEGLRNQLGVDDLDISTDEKGQTSVSVGRYLNERTYFELQQGGEAGAKAVINLDVGRGVKLRGAAGGNGSGEAGVVYEHEY; encoded by the coding sequence ATGCAAGCACTGACGAAGCTCATCAACTGGATCGTAAGGCTGCTCGGCTACGGGCTGGGCGTCGTGCTTGTGGCCGCGGCGATCGCCATTGCCATCTTCGGCTTCACCACCTTCGGTTCGCGCATCGTGACGGAGAAGGTCGCCGAGATCATCTCCAACCGCGACATGAACATCGCGATCCGCGAGCCCGGCAGTCTGCTGACCGGCGGTCTCGATGCGGCGCAGGTGACGATTTCCGATACGCGCGGTGTCTTTGCCGAAGCCCGCGGCATCTCGATCAACTGGAACCCGCTGGCACTTCTGACCGGCACCTTCCACGCCAAGCAGATCGGCATCCAGTCGGTGACCGTCGTGCGTAAGCCGATCCGCACCCTGCCCTCCCCGCCCGATACCGGCGAGGAAGGCGGCTTCAAACTGCCGATCAAGATCGCCATCGACAACATTGCGCTGCCGCAGATCAATCTCAGCGAACAGCTGGCCGGACGCGCCTTCACGCTGACGGCGAACGGCAATGTGCAGGCCGACCAGGACGGCGGCCATGCCGTCATCAACGTCAACCGCCAGTCCGTGCCGGACGCCAAGCTCAGCGCCGACGTCGCCTTCATCCCTGGAGAAAATCAGCTGCGGCTGAAGGCGCAGGTGGCCGAGCCCAAGGGCGGGCTTCTGGCAACGCTGCTGTCTTTGCCGGGCGAACCTGCCGTCAATGTCGCCATCGACGGCGACGGACCGATCTCCAACTGGAAGGCCAAGCTGCAGGCCTCGCTCGATGGTCAGCCGCGCGCCTCAATCGAGGGCCAGCATGTCCTGACGCCTGAGGGGCTTCACCAGCTGAACCTGAAAGGCGGCGGCGACCTGAGCTCGCTGCTTCCCCCGCCCTTCCGTCCGCTCTTTGCCGGCCAAACGAATATCGATCTGGCCGCCACCTTCGACAACAAGGGCAAGATCGACATCCAGACCGGCAATCTCGCAACCGGCTCGGTGGTCATCGCCGCCTCCGGCACGCTCGATCCCGCCGGCAACAACAGCCTCAACGCCAATGTGCTCGGCACGTCGGGTCCGGTCGATTTCCGCTGGCCTCTCGAAAAGGGCGAGGCGCGCTTCCTGATCAGCGGCCTCAATCTGGCGCTGACGGGCGATGCCCAGGCAGCCCGCCTGAACGCGAGCGCCTCGCTCGACGCCGTCACCTTGCCGCAGGCAACGGCAAGCAACGTCAAGCTCACAGCCAAGAGCGACGCGTTCAACATCGCCAAGCGCAGCGGTGGCGTACAGATCCGGCTGGTGGCCGGCGATACGGCTTTCCTCGATCCGAACCTCAACCGCGCAGTTCAGGGCCCGGTCACGCTCGCTGCCCCCATCCAGATTGCCCCTGACAGCATCGGCTTCAACGGCACGACGCTCGAAAGCGCCAATGCCAGCGGCAGCGTCAACGGCACCTACCGGCTGGCAAGCCAGGCACTGACGGGCAATGCCAAGCTGACCATCGAGCCGGCCGCCCTCCCGCCCGCCGTCGCTCCACGCTTCGACACGCCGATCTCGATCGAAACCCAGGTCGCCGGCACGATCCCGTCGAAGATCAACCTGTCGAACCTCATCGTGAAATCCGGCACGATCGAAACAGCCGGCAACGTGACGCTTGACGGCGACACGCTGGCTGCGGATCTCAGCGGACGCCTGCCCGATATCGGCAAGCTCGCCGAGAACGCCAGCGGTGAAGTCGGTTACACGGTCAATGTCAGCGGCGCGCTCTCGGCCCTTGCGATCAAGGCCAATCTCAAGTCGGCGACGCTGCATACGGTCGACCGCACGCTTTCGAACCTTGACGTCAACATCACCGGCACCGCCGACCCAGCCGCACCGCAGGCAACGATCGAGGCGAAGGGCGCGATCGACGGCCAGCCGCTGACGATCAATGCCAACGCCCTTTCCAAGGACGGCATCACCAGCATCCCGTCGATCTCCGTCGAGGCCGGCGCCAACAAGCTGAACGGCAATATCGAACTGACGCCATCCTTCCTGCCGAGCGGCAAGCTGAGCTTCGATTTCCCCGATGTTGGCTTGCTTGCGGCGCTTGCCGGTCAGCGTGCCGAGGGCGACCTCAAGGGCGGCTTCGACATCGCCAATGACGGCGGCAAGATTTCGATCGCCGCCAAGGCAAGCGGCAGCGGCATCCGCCGCGACGGCCTCTCGCTCGTCCGGCCCGATATCGATGTGACGATCAGCGACCTCAAGGCCTTCGCCGCCAGCGGCGTCGTCAAGGCCGACGAGATTTCGTCGGGCGCCAATGTGATCAGCGGTCTGGCGCTGAATTTCACCCAGCAGCAGAACCGGACAAATTTCGATCTGTCGTCGATCTATGACGCTAATCCACTGGTCGCGGCCGGTGCCGTCGAGACCAATGGCGGCGACATGAAGATCGAGCTGAACCAGCTCTCCGCCAAGCCGCGCAACATTGCAGTCGACCTGGCTGCACCGACGGCAGTCACCATCTCGGGTGGCGCTGCGAAGCTCGACGGCCTGACGATCCGCACCGGCGACGGCTCGGTCAGCGTCTCCGGCTCGGCCGGGGAAACACTCGATATCAACGCCACGATCAAGGACCTGCCGGCAAGCCTCGCGAACACCTTCGTGCCCAAACTCGAAGCGGCCGGGACCATCTCGGGCACGGTCACGGTAACCGGCACGCCCGCGGCACCGCTCGCCAATTTCAAGCTCGACTGGAAGGATGCCGCGACCAGCCACACCAAGGCTGCCGGCCTTTCCGGCTTCGCGATCGAGGCTGGCGGCAAGTTTGCCGATAACCGCCTGGATTTCGAGACCACCGCGGCAGGCGACAAGAAGCTGTCGCTGAAGGCTTCGGGCAATTACACGGTGGCGGGCGCTGATGCGCAGGCGCTATCCGTCGATGCCGAGATCGCCAATGTGCCGGCTGCTCTCGCCAATGCCTTCGTTCCCGATCTAGGCGCCGAGGGCATCATCTCGGGAACGGCAAAGGCATCTGGCAAGCTTCCGCAACCGACCGCCGATTTCAAGGTGACCTGGAAGGACGCTGCAACCACCCAGACCGTCAAAGCCGGGCTCGCCAAGCTTGGCATAACGGCAAACGGCACCTTCGCCGGAGACACGCTCGATTTCACCGTCGATGCGGCGGGCGCCAAGGATTTGAGCCTCAAGGCGACCGGCAATTTCATCGTTTCCGGCCTTCAGGCCAACACTCTCTCCGTCGATGCGACCGTCAGCAATGTCCCCGCATCCCTCGCCAACGGCTTCGTTCCGGATCTGGCAGCCGAAGGCATGATTTCCGGAACGGCAAAGGCGAGTGGCAGACTGCCGCGCCCGGCCGCCGACTTCGATCTTGCCTGGACTGACGCAGCAACCGGCCAGACGAAAAAGGCCGGTCTCGCCAGCTTCGACGTCTCCGCCAAGGGCAAGTTTGCCGACAACAAGCTCAATTTCGACGCCAGCGCCGACGGCGCCAACAGCCTGTCTCTCAAGGCTCTCGGCGATTTCACCGTCGCCGGACCGGATGCCAACACGCTCTCAGTCGACGCGACGCTCAGCAACGTCCCCGCCGGTCTCGCAAACCCGTTCGTGCCGGGCCTCGGCGCCGAGGGCCTGATCTCGGGCACGGCCAAGGCCAAGGGCAAGCTTCCGGCGCCGACCGCCGATTTCGACCTGACCTGGGCCAATGCCGCAACCGATCAGACGAAAAAGGCAAAGCTCGCCAGCTTCGACGTGACGGCCAAGGGCAAGTTCGCCGATAACAGGCTGGACTTCGATGCGGCCGCCAGCGGCAAGAACAGCCTGTCGCTGAAGGCGCTCGGCAATTTCACGGTCGCAGGCCCCGATGCCAACGCGATCTCGGTCGATGCAACCGTCAGCAATCTGCCTGCCGGCCTCGCCAATCCCTTCGTTCCTGGCCTCGGTGCCGAAGGCCTGATCTCCGGCACCGCCAAGGCATCCGGCAAGCTGCCGCGGCCGACTGCCGACTTCAACCTGACCTGGAGCGATGCCGCGACCGACCAGACAAAGAAGGCAAAGCTTGCAAGCTTCGATGTCTCGGCCAAGGGCAAGTTCGCCGACGACAAGCTCGATTTCGATGCCACGGCAAGCGGCACCAACAGCCTCTCCCTGAAGGCCAATGGCAACTTCATCGTCTCCGGCCCGGATGCGAATATGCTGAATGTCGATGCCGATATCAGCAGCGTCCCGGCCGGTCTCGCCAATCCCTTCGTTCCCGGCCTCGGCGCCGAGGGCCTGATCTCCGGCACCGCCAAGGCATCCGGCAAGCTTCCGAACCCCGCTGCAGATTTCAAGGTGACCTGGAAGAACGCGGCCACGAGCCATACGAAAGCCGCCAACGTCACCGGCCTTGGCGTCTCGGCCGATGGGACGCTGTCGGGCAACACGCTGAATTTCAACGTCAATGCCAGCGGCAGCGGCGCCCTGTCCCTGAAGGGCAAGGGCAGCTTCACGGTCGCGGGCCCCGATGCCAATTCGCTGAAGGCCAATGCCGATATCGCCAATCTGCCGGCCGGCATCGCTAACGCTTTCGTTCCCGGTCTCGGCGCCGAGGGCGCGATCTCGGGCAGTGCAAGCGCCGCCGGAAAGCTGCCGATCCCGAATGTCGATTTCAAGCTGAACTGGAAGAATGCCGCGACCAGCCAGACGAAGAGCGCAGGGCTCGCGCCGCTCGGCATCACCGCCGATGGCAAGCTTGCAGGGCAAACCCTGACGATCGATACCGGTCTCAGCGGCGAAGGCGGCCTGTCGATGAAGGGTGGCGGCAGCGTCGGCATAGCGGGCCAGCGCGCCCTGAACCTGCAGTTCAAGGGCAATCTCCCCTTCGCCATTCTCGGCGCGCAACTCGCCCAGCAGGGCCTTGTCGCCGATGGTGCCGCAGATATCGATCTGCGCATCACCGGCAACGCCGGTGGTCCCGTGATCAACGGCACGATCAACACCAGCGGCGCCAAGCTCGTCGACGTGCGCCGCAATCTGGCGCTCAACAACCTGACCGCCAACATCACCATGAATGGTCAGCAGGCGACTATTTCCCGCTTCAGCGCCAATCTCGCCAGCGGCGGTGCCATCTCTGCCAGCGGCACGGTTGGCATCCAGCCGAACAGCGGCTACCCCGTCAATATCGAGGTGAAGCTCGACAAGGCCGTCTATGTCGACGGCACGCTGGTTGTCGCCACGGTGGATGGCACGCTCGGCATGCGCGGCCCGCTGCTCTCCAATCCGACGCTGAGCGGCCGCCTCAATCTCGAAAAGGCATCGATCACGGTACCGGAAAAGCTGCCGACATCGCTGCGCGAGATCAACATCAAGCATATCCATGCGCCTGCCGCCGTTCGCGCCCAGCTGCGCGACGAAGGCAACCAGGGCGCCAGCCAGAAATCCTCGACCATCGCCCTCGACCTGCGGCTCGATGCGCCCTCGCAGATCTTCGTCCGCGGCCGCGGCATCGATTCCGAGCTCGGCGGCAGCGTCACGATCAAGGGAACGGCAGCCTCGCCCGTCGTCTCCGGCGGCTTCACCATGCGGCGCGGCCGCCTGACGATCCTCAATCGGCGCATGAACTTCACCGACAAGAGCCGCATCACCTTCGCCGGCGACCTGACACCGGCGCTCGACATGGAAGCAAGCTCGACATCGGGCACGACGACGCTGACCGTCGATGTCGCGGGTCTCGCCACCGATCCCGCCATTACCTTCTCCTCCTCCCCCGCCCTTCCGCAGGACGAAGTGCTGGCGCAGCTGATCTTCGGTCAGTCGATGTCGAAGCTCTCGCCGGTGCAGATCGCCCAGCTTGCCGATGCCGTCAGCCAGCTGGCGGGCGGCCGTTCAACCTCGCTCTTCGAAGGCCTGCGCAATCAGCTCGGCGTCGACGATCTCGACATCAGTACCGACGAAAAGGGCCAGACCAGCGTCAGCGTCGGCCGCTATCTCAACGAGCGCACCTATTTCGAGCTGCAGCAGGGTGGCGAAGCTGGCGCCAAGGCGGTCATCAATCTCGATGTCGGCCGCGGCGTGAAGCTGCGTGGCGCGGCCGGCGGCAACGGCTCTGGCGAAGCAGGCGTCGTCTACGAGCACGAATACTGA
- a CDS encoding Lrp/AsnC family transcriptional regulator — MDDLDQELLSALRHNARTPVSSLAAMTGASRATVAARIDRLVANGTIAAFTIRTGHEVRSAGVRAIILIEVLGKLADKVADQLRGLPQVRALHSTNGKWDFIAELEDRDLVSFDETLRRIRLIDGINVTETNILLKTSKTVF, encoded by the coding sequence ATGGATGATCTGGATCAGGAACTACTGAGCGCGCTGCGCCACAATGCGCGCACGCCGGTATCGTCGCTTGCGGCGATGACCGGCGCGTCACGCGCTACCGTGGCGGCCCGTATCGACCGGCTGGTAGCGAATGGCACGATTGCCGCCTTCACCATCCGCACCGGTCATGAAGTGCGCTCGGCCGGTGTCCGGGCCATCATTCTCATCGAGGTTCTCGGCAAGCTCGCCGACAAGGTGGCCGATCAGCTGCGCGGTCTTCCGCAGGTGCGCGCGCTTCACAGCACCAACGGCAAATGGGACTTCATCGCCGAACTGGAAGACCGTGACCTGGTTTCCTTCGACGAGACGCTCCGGCGCATCCGCCTGATCGACGGCATCAACGTTACCGAGACCAACATCCTGCTGAAGACCAGCAAGACGGTGTTCTGA
- a CDS encoding autotransporter assembly complex family protein, with translation MQIRGKTPKAGFAYRRTGTMMVIAATAALSPILVNEAYAFKLFGITIFGKDDSDAEQVPDPVRYDVDLTAGTADPDLTEALQNSSRLVGDKDKPVSGDLGVVVKARDDRDRLIATLYEKARYGGVVTITIGGKNIDDLPPNPVFDRSKPVPVNVSVDPGPVFHVRDVQFGGDAAMRNPADYDLAPGQEAGSLVIIKAGDKIVEQLKSEGRPLAKLTKREVVADHSSNTVDIIITTEGGPVAPVGSVGVTGEKGVKPDFIQRYSRLNRGDAYSPEALKKAGDRLRALGVFSSVTIHEANELAADGTLPMTIEVSEGKQRYFGFGANYSTIDGFGVQGYWGHRNLFGEAESLRIEGAVGRLGENDISNLDYSAGISFTKPGAFLPAGTLKASILAKTENPDAYNASLLTGSLGYAYELSDQDTVSAAGEISYEKDDDAFGQSEYLTFALPLTYERDARDNKFNPTEGYRATLAATPSYEAFNGTIFSSFEGSISGYQAIGAEDNVVFAGKLAAGFMVGGELQDIPATRRFFAGGGGSVRGYGYQEISPYDADNEATGGKSYVTASLEARVRITDTIGIVPFLDVGTVSAETFPDFGDFRAGAGVGIRYATPFGPLRLDFAVPLNKYENGTAYGIYAGIGQSF, from the coding sequence ATGCAGATCAGAGGGAAGACACCGAAAGCGGGTTTCGCGTATCGGCGGACAGGCACCATGATGGTGATCGCGGCAACCGCCGCGCTTTCGCCGATTCTGGTCAATGAGGCATACGCCTTCAAGCTGTTTGGCATAACGATATTCGGCAAGGACGATAGCGACGCGGAGCAGGTTCCTGATCCGGTGCGCTATGACGTCGATCTGACCGCGGGCACCGCCGATCCCGATCTCACGGAAGCGCTACAGAACAGCTCTCGTCTGGTCGGCGACAAGGATAAGCCCGTCTCCGGCGATCTCGGCGTCGTCGTCAAGGCGCGCGACGATCGCGACCGGCTGATCGCCACGCTTTACGAAAAGGCCCGCTACGGCGGTGTGGTCACCATCACCATCGGCGGCAAGAATATCGATGACCTGCCGCCCAATCCGGTCTTCGACCGCTCGAAGCCGGTCCCGGTCAACGTCTCCGTCGATCCAGGCCCCGTCTTCCATGTCCGCGATGTCCAGTTCGGCGGCGACGCGGCGATGCGCAATCCGGCCGACTATGACCTCGCGCCCGGCCAGGAAGCCGGATCCCTCGTCATCATCAAGGCCGGCGACAAGATCGTCGAGCAACTGAAGAGCGAAGGCCGCCCGCTTGCCAAGCTCACCAAGCGTGAGGTCGTCGCCGACCACAGCAGCAACACCGTCGACATCATCATCACCACGGAAGGCGGCCCGGTCGCACCTGTTGGCTCCGTCGGCGTCACCGGCGAAAAGGGTGTGAAACCGGACTTCATCCAGCGCTATTCCCGGCTCAACCGCGGCGATGCCTATTCGCCCGAAGCCCTGAAGAAGGCCGGTGACCGGCTGCGGGCGCTCGGCGTCTTCTCCAGCGTCACCATTCACGAAGCCAACGAGCTTGCTGCCGATGGCACTTTGCCGATGACCATCGAGGTCTCCGAAGGCAAGCAGCGCTACTTCGGCTTCGGCGCCAATTATTCGACGATCGACGGCTTCGGCGTTCAGGGGTACTGGGGCCACCGCAACCTCTTCGGCGAGGCGGAATCGCTGCGCATCGAAGGCGCGGTCGGCCGTCTCGGCGAAAACGACATCAGCAATCTCGATTACTCGGCCGGCATCTCCTTCACCAAGCCCGGCGCCTTCCTGCCCGCCGGAACGCTGAAGGCATCGATCCTCGCCAAGACCGAAAACCCGGATGCCTACAATGCCTCGCTGCTCACCGGTTCGCTCGGCTATGCCTATGAGCTCAGCGATCAGGACACCGTCTCGGCGGCGGGCGAGATCAGCTACGAAAAGGACGACGACGCCTTCGGCCAGAGCGAATACCTGACCTTCGCTCTGCCGCTGACCTATGAGCGCGACGCCCGCGACAACAAGTTCAACCCGACCGAAGGCTACCGCGCAACGCTCGCGGCAACCCCGAGCTATGAAGCCTTCAACGGCACGATCTTCTCCTCCTTCGAGGGCTCGATCTCGGGTTATCAGGCAATCGGCGCTGAGGACAATGTCGTCTTTGCAGGCAAGCTCGCGGCCGGCTTCATGGTCGGCGGAGAGCTGCAGGACATCCCGGCGACCCGCCGCTTCTTCGCAGGCGGCGGCGGATCGGTGCGCGGCTACGGCTATCAGGAAATCTCGCCCTATGACGCCGACAACGAGGCGACGGGTGGCAAGTCCTACGTGACCGCGTCGCTAGAAGCGCGCGTGAGGATCACCGATACGATCGGCATCGTGCCCTTCCTCGATGTCGGCACGGTCTCCGCCGAGACCTTCCCGGATTTCGGGGATTTCCGGGCCGGTGCGGGCGTCGGCATCCGCTATGCAACGCCTTTCGGCCCGTTGCGGCTTGATTTTGCCGTACCGCTGAACAAGTACGAAAATGGCACGGCCTATGGCATCTATGCCGGCATAGGCCAATCATTCTAA
- the rocF gene encoding arginase, which yields MDVQSRAVTLIGVPLEEGSGRRGAAMGPAALRIAGIDQTLIELGHDVKDEGDLQIVPARDLPNHPNAHNLRIVGAFTRALEASTYEAAAAGRFPLILGGDHALSMGSVSGMARYAAEKGRPLFVIWLDAHSDFNTPETSPSGNIHGMPVAFFSGNAEFAEILPKNRPFVDPRHVFQVGIRSVDAPERVLIKQHGVNVFDMRSIDEQGIAAIMKQILAAVEAANGLLHVSLDVDFLDPDIAPGVGTTVPGGATFREAHLVMEMLSDSGLVSSLDLVELNPFLDDRGKSARVLVELTASLFGRRIFDRPTRAA from the coding sequence ATGGACGTTCAGTCGCGCGCAGTCACCCTCATTGGTGTTCCCCTCGAAGAAGGCTCCGGCCGCAGAGGCGCGGCCATGGGCCCGGCAGCGCTGCGCATCGCCGGTATCGACCAGACGCTGATCGAGCTTGGCCACGACGTGAAGGATGAAGGCGACCTGCAGATCGTCCCCGCCCGCGATCTGCCGAACCATCCGAACGCCCATAACCTGCGCATCGTCGGCGCTTTCACCCGCGCTCTGGAAGCAAGCACCTACGAGGCCGCAGCCGCCGGCCGCTTCCCGCTGATCCTGGGCGGCGACCATGCTCTGTCCATGGGCAGTGTTTCCGGCATGGCGCGCTATGCCGCCGAAAAGGGCCGTCCGCTCTTCGTCATCTGGCTCGATGCCCATTCCGATTTCAACACGCCGGAAACCTCACCCTCCGGCAACATCCACGGCATGCCTGTGGCTTTCTTCAGCGGCAACGCAGAATTTGCCGAAATCTTGCCGAAGAACCGCCCCTTCGTCGATCCCCGCCATGTCTTCCAGGTCGGCATCCGCTCCGTCGACGCGCCTGAGCGCGTGCTGATCAAGCAGCACGGCGTCAACGTCTTCGACATGCGCTCTATCGACGAGCAGGGCATTGCCGCGATCATGAAGCAGATCCTGGCTGCCGTCGAAGCGGCGAACGGCCTTCTCCATGTCAGCCTGGACGTCGACTTCCTCGATCCCGATATCGCGCCCGGTGTCGGCACGACGGTTCCGGGCGGCGCCACCTTCCGCGAAGCCCACCTGGTCATGGAGATGCTCTCCGACAGCGGCCTCGTCTCCTCGCTCGATCTCGTCGAGCTCAATCCATTCCTCGACGACCGCGGCAAGAGTGCCCGCGTTCTCGTCGAGCTGACGGCAAGCCTCTTCGGCCGCCGTATCTTCGACCGTCCGACACGCGCCGCATAA
- a CDS encoding YMGG-like glycine zipper-containing protein, which yields MKKIIAFVLVGLSIASCTPTQQGAGIGAASGAVIGGVATGNVRGAAVGAAIGGVAGALIGRVAEQPGQCYYRDRNGNRYIDDCPRGGY from the coding sequence ATGAAGAAGATTATTGCATTCGTACTCGTCGGCCTCTCGATCGCGAGCTGTACTCCAACCCAGCAGGGTGCCGGCATTGGCGCCGCATCCGGCGCCGTGATCGGCGGCGTTGCAACCGGTAATGTTCGTGGCGCCGCTGTTGGCGCAGCAATCGGCGGTGTCGCCGGCGCCCTGATCGGCCGTGTCGCCGAGCAGCCTGGCCAGTGCTACTACCGCGACCGGAACGGCAACCGCTATATCGACGACTGCCCACGCGGCGGCTACTAA